In Parvularculales bacterium, one genomic interval encodes:
- a CDS encoding glutathione S-transferase N-terminal domain-containing protein, with translation MSTSDAPPGIMRVYGCKISYYTGKLETYLRYRSIPYESLQTVGNEKKLIAGAGVVQMPVVQLTDGRWMTDTTPMIAWLESQQDAPHIYPVDSALNFIALLIEDYADEWLWRPAMHYRWSYGADRRYAAEALYNELIAGTLPIPKFIALRLLKRRQLGGFVRRDGVNVKTRFHVDRTYLTVLDRMQTIFEHRPFMLGQAPTIADMGMMGPMLRHFGQDPTPAEIMRNRAPAVYEWVARMWNTKSSSDGNPLISNADDGLEDFLDEVCETHLAQLRQNAEAFRGGNKRYDQIIQDCHYTNVPTSRYRVWCLEVLRRAWANLQPDMQKRVRAHMKSPAADILWDDTELAPSNYDSERKAPFNKGINVFGKGVPPR, from the coding sequence ATGAGCACCTCAGATGCACCCCCGGGCATTATGCGCGTTTATGGGTGCAAAATTTCTTATTACACGGGCAAGTTAGAGACTTACCTCAGATATCGCTCAATTCCTTATGAATCTCTTCAGACTGTTGGCAATGAAAAAAAGTTGATTGCCGGCGCAGGGGTTGTCCAGATGCCGGTAGTGCAACTGACTGATGGGCGGTGGATGACAGACACCACTCCCATGATTGCCTGGTTGGAATCTCAGCAAGACGCCCCTCATATATACCCTGTAGATTCCGCCCTGAATTTTATAGCACTCTTGATTGAGGACTATGCTGACGAATGGCTCTGGCGACCCGCCATGCACTATCGCTGGAGTTATGGTGCTGACCGGCGGTATGCCGCTGAAGCGCTGTATAATGAGTTGATTGCGGGAACTTTGCCCATCCCGAAGTTTATAGCCCTTAGACTCTTGAAGCGCCGCCAGCTTGGTGGGTTTGTTCGCAGAGATGGTGTCAATGTCAAAACCCGCTTTCATGTTGACCGTACCTACCTTACGGTCCTTGACCGAATGCAAACCATCTTTGAGCATCGCCCTTTTATGTTGGGACAAGCGCCCACCATTGCTGATATGGGTATGATGGGCCCCATGCTTCGACATTTTGGTCAAGACCCCACACCGGCTGAGATTATGCGCAATCGTGCTCCTGCCGTTTATGAATGGGTGGCGCGCATGTGGAACACAAAATCCTCTTCTGATGGCAATCCTCTCATCAGCAATGCCGATGACGGGCTTGAAGATTTTTTAGATGAGGTTTGTGAAACTCATCTGGCACAATTGCGTCAGAATGCTGAAGCTTTCAGGGGCGGCAACAAACGTTATGACCAGATCATTCAGGATTGCCACTATACGAATGTTCCCACCTCCCGCTACCGCGTTTGGTGTCTGGAGGTTTTACGACGCGCTTGGGCGAACCTTCAACCCGATATGCAGAAGAGAGTGCGTGCGCACATGAAATCTCCTGCTGCCGATATATTGTGGGATGACACTGAACTGGCACCCTCAAATTATGACAGTGAGCGTAAGGCTCCTTTCAACAAGGGCATCAACGTCTTTGGAAAAGGCGTGCCACCACGGTGA
- a CDS encoding aminotransferase class III-fold pyridoxal phosphate-dependent enzyme has protein sequence MIRKLENDRELRQRAASVLPNGVYGHESTLLLPENFPQFFDKARGACLWDTDGNKYLDLMCAYGPNLFGYGDERVDSVATEQLARGDTMTGPSPLMVELAETFVSMVSHADWAMFCKNGTDATTMAKTIAREQTGKRIILVADGAYHGAAPWCTPIPAGVIAEDRAFMQTYEYNNAAGLEAAVKAAGDDLAGIFATPFKHDAFTDQALPDPVYAKRARELCDETGALLIVDDIRAGFRLTRDCSWELIGVRPDLSTWGKSFANGHPISALLGSDSARTGAGAIYATGSFWFSAVPMAAAIKTLSLIRETRYLEHVTALGERLRSGLDETSRAAGFSLRQTGPVQLPQILFEDDPDFRLGYAWAAAMVERGVYVHPWHNMFLCDAMTAADIDMVIESAGSAFAEVENKRSALQPHPVLMTMFQQTTGG, from the coding sequence ATGATACGAAAACTCGAAAATGACCGCGAACTCCGGCAGAGAGCTGCATCTGTCTTGCCAAACGGAGTATATGGGCACGAGTCAACGCTGTTGCTTCCGGAAAATTTCCCCCAGTTCTTTGATAAGGCTCGCGGCGCCTGTTTGTGGGATACGGACGGAAACAAATACCTTGACCTCATGTGCGCTTACGGACCAAACCTGTTTGGTTATGGCGATGAACGGGTAGATTCCGTTGCTACCGAACAGCTGGCGCGGGGAGATACTATGACGGGTCCATCGCCCCTCATGGTTGAACTGGCTGAAACATTCGTCTCTATGGTCAGTCATGCAGACTGGGCAATGTTCTGCAAAAACGGGACTGATGCCACAACGATGGCCAAAACAATTGCAAGAGAGCAAACCGGAAAGCGCATCATTCTGGTAGCCGATGGTGCCTATCATGGGGCAGCCCCGTGGTGCACACCAATCCCGGCCGGTGTGATCGCGGAAGACAGGGCATTTATGCAGACGTATGAATATAACAATGCCGCCGGTCTGGAAGCCGCAGTTAAAGCGGCCGGAGATGATCTTGCCGGTATCTTCGCCACGCCGTTCAAGCACGACGCCTTTACCGATCAGGCGCTACCTGATCCGGTTTATGCAAAACGTGCGCGCGAGTTGTGCGACGAAACCGGGGCATTGCTTATTGTTGACGATATTCGTGCAGGGTTCAGGCTGACGCGGGATTGCAGTTGGGAACTCATCGGGGTGCGCCCAGACCTGAGCACATGGGGTAAGAGTTTTGCCAATGGCCATCCCATTTCCGCTCTTTTGGGGTCCGATAGCGCCCGCACCGGAGCGGGTGCTATATATGCGACCGGATCTTTCTGGTTTTCAGCGGTTCCCATGGCCGCAGCGATCAAGACCCTTAGCCTTATAAGAGAGACCAGATATCTGGAGCATGTAACGGCACTCGGCGAACGCCTGCGGTCCGGATTGGACGAAACATCGCGTGCAGCCGGTTTTTCTCTCCGCCAAACCGGTCCCGTACAACTCCCTCAAATTCTGTTTGAAGATGATCCTGACTTCCGCCTTGGGTACGCCTGGGCGGCTGCAATGGTGGAAAGAGGTGTATATGTTCACCCTTGGCACAATATGTTCTTATGCGATGCGATGACTGCGGCGGATATTGACATGGTGATTGAATCTGCCGGCTCGGCTTTTGCTGAGGTGGAGAATAAGCGCAGTGCGCTTCAACCACATCCGGTCCTCATGACCATGTTCCAACAGACGACCGGTGGATGA
- a CDS encoding acyl-CoA dehydrogenase family protein → MGFEKTERVRELDAQLSTFMDEHIYPREEDYEAFTLEPKNLWKQPDWFDELRDKAKQAGLWNLFLPKEYAPWSPGLSNVEIAVLFETMSKVTWAQPVFNCSAPDRGNMEVLAKYGTAGQQEQWLKPLLAGEIRSAYAMTEPQVASSDATNMELQIKRDGDNYVLNGCKWWTTGAVGPRCKVMLVMGQTDASAPRHKQHSTILVPRDTPGVELVRPLRVFDNLHSPGGEAELLFKDVRVPVSNMIKGEGCGFEIAQGRLGPGRFQYAMGFVGLAQRCLELMCARADERVAFGEKLIKKTSVQHEIARSRCDIEQCRLLTLQAAEVMDREGLDAARPYISMVKIVAPQMAQNVADRAMQIFGGKGVCEDTLIPAVFTRARFCRIADGPDEVHMSQLGKMTSRELIAG, encoded by the coding sequence ATGGGATTTGAAAAAACTGAGCGGGTACGCGAGCTTGATGCACAATTGTCCACCTTTATGGATGAGCATATTTATCCGCGGGAAGAAGATTATGAAGCCTTCACGCTGGAGCCTAAAAACCTGTGGAAGCAACCCGACTGGTTTGATGAATTGCGTGATAAGGCCAAACAGGCCGGTCTGTGGAATCTGTTTTTGCCGAAAGAATATGCGCCGTGGAGTCCGGGGCTGAGCAATGTTGAAATTGCCGTGCTGTTTGAGACCATGAGCAAAGTCACCTGGGCGCAACCGGTGTTCAATTGCAGTGCGCCGGACCGTGGCAATATGGAAGTACTGGCAAAATACGGCACGGCCGGGCAACAAGAGCAATGGCTGAAACCGCTATTGGCCGGTGAGATCAGGTCCGCTTACGCGATGACCGAGCCGCAAGTGGCATCAAGCGATGCAACCAATATGGAATTGCAGATCAAGCGTGACGGAGATAATTATGTGTTGAATGGCTGCAAATGGTGGACAACCGGAGCGGTCGGGCCGCGCTGCAAGGTGATGCTTGTTATGGGACAAACCGATGCCTCCGCGCCCCGCCATAAACAACACTCAACCATTCTTGTGCCGCGCGACACGCCGGGTGTTGAACTGGTGCGCCCGTTGCGGGTCTTTGACAATCTGCACTCGCCCGGTGGAGAGGCCGAATTGCTGTTCAAAGATGTCCGCGTACCGGTCAGTAACATGATTAAAGGGGAAGGCTGCGGCTTTGAAATTGCGCAAGGCCGGTTGGGGCCGGGGCGCTTCCAATACGCCATGGGGTTTGTCGGTCTGGCACAACGCTGTCTGGAACTGATGTGCGCGCGGGCCGATGAGCGGGTCGCCTTTGGTGAGAAACTCATCAAAAAGACCAGTGTGCAGCATGAAATTGCCCGCAGCCGCTGTGATATTGAACAATGCCGTTTACTGACGCTGCAAGCGGCCGAGGTGATGGATCGGGAAGGGCTGGACGCGGCACGGCCTTATATCTCCATGGTGAAAATTGTTGCACCGCAAATGGCGCAAAATGTTGCGGACCGCGCCATGCAGATTTTCGGCGGCAAAGGGGTCTGCGAGGATACGCTTATTCCCGCCGTATTTACCCGGGCGCGGTTTTGCCGTATCGCCGACGGTCCCGATGAAGTGCACATGTCGCAACTCGGAAAGATGACTTCACGCGAATTAATCGCCGGTTAG
- a CDS encoding class I SAM-dependent methyltransferase, which translates to MDAKYDTIGINYSDFRKPDSRIENSIWKALGSAGTVLNVGAGTGSYEPHDRCVTAIDPSAEMISQRKPGKTKVMQGYAENLPFDDDHFDASMAILTVHHWSDLSKGLSEMRRVSKGPVIILTHDPSKGGFWLDDYLPQCVALNIEKGLPPLSAYEKLMGPVSVDVVPVPHDCSDGFFGAYWRRPVAYLDPSVRKAISCFWSADNVEMDGIKPALEKLDEDLKSGVWEKKYGYLLDYDTLDLGYRLITSCKK; encoded by the coding sequence ATGGACGCAAAATATGACACTATCGGTATAAATTATTCCGATTTCAGGAAGCCGGATAGCCGTATTGAAAACTCAATATGGAAGGCACTGGGAAGTGCCGGAACGGTTTTAAATGTGGGAGCCGGTACGGGGTCTTATGAACCGCATGACCGGTGCGTTACCGCAATCGACCCTTCCGCAGAAATGATCTCCCAGCGCAAACCCGGCAAGACAAAAGTAATGCAAGGGTATGCGGAGAACCTGCCCTTTGACGATGATCATTTTGATGCCTCTATGGCGATCTTAACGGTGCATCACTGGTCTGACCTGAGTAAGGGTCTTTCTGAAATGCGCCGGGTCTCAAAGGGACCGGTGATTATATTGACGCATGATCCTTCGAAAGGCGGTTTTTGGTTAGACGATTACCTGCCGCAATGCGTTGCTTTGAATATTGAAAAAGGGCTACCGCCGCTAAGTGCATACGAAAAACTTATGGGCCCGGTATCTGTTGATGTTGTTCCTGTCCCTCATGACTGCAGTGATGGGTTCTTTGGAGCTTATTGGCGGCGTCCTGTAGCCTATCTTGATCCTTCAGTGCGTAAAGCCATTTCGTGTTTTTGGTCAGCGGATAACGTTGAAATGGATGGCATTAAGCCTGCACTTGAGAAACTTGATGAGGATTTGAAATCCGGAGTCTGGGAGAAAAAATACGGATACCTTCTGGATTATGACACTCTTGATTTAGGTTATCGTCTCATAACGTCATGTAAGAAATGA
- a CDS encoding aromatic ring-hydroxylating dioxygenase subunit alpha yields the protein MTRACQVYSGVADSLAFAKTLPQAAYLDNDVFNEEVEQVFRKNWMPVARTGEVANPGDYRTADICGEALVVTRDRANKINVLSRICRHRAMPVVEGAGSANALTCPYHVWSYNLDGSFQSAPGMQKSGLFDPLKCNLPSYRHEEWNGWVFVNLSGDAEPLGPQLAPLAERLKPLNPSDMVSVGYLEFDSPWNWKIMVENFLESYHHIGAHKNTLQQTNPGLETYCSDYGRAFTVLENPPKTSPGDSFVVGCVFPLTLMFFSEGGLIKDGGWYEMCNIEKDRFLLRIHVLLPQDCSKDEDIVRRLKERLRTVHLEDIPFCEGVQKGIGSRSYSSGPLSHLEECNFRFHQFLGRCFSAIDRDQN from the coding sequence ATGACAAGAGCCTGTCAGGTTTACTCCGGCGTTGCCGATAGTTTAGCGTTTGCAAAAACGCTTCCTCAGGCCGCCTACCTTGACAACGATGTATTTAATGAAGAAGTGGAGCAGGTGTTCAGGAAAAATTGGATGCCGGTTGCCCGCACCGGCGAGGTTGCAAATCCGGGAGACTACCGCACAGCAGATATTTGCGGTGAGGCGCTTGTCGTAACCCGGGACCGGGCCAACAAAATCAATGTTCTGTCACGGATTTGCCGGCACCGGGCGATGCCTGTTGTAGAAGGGGCGGGCAGTGCAAATGCTCTTACCTGTCCATACCACGTTTGGAGCTACAATCTGGATGGGTCCTTTCAATCAGCACCCGGTATGCAGAAGTCTGGTCTTTTTGATCCGTTAAAGTGCAACTTGCCATCCTACCGTCACGAGGAATGGAACGGCTGGGTGTTCGTTAATTTGTCAGGTGATGCGGAACCTCTTGGTCCTCAGCTCGCTCCGCTGGCGGAACGGTTGAAGCCTCTAAATCCTTCAGACATGGTCTCTGTCGGATATCTTGAATTTGATTCGCCCTGGAACTGGAAAATTATGGTCGAGAATTTCCTCGAGTCATACCACCATATAGGTGCACATAAGAATACACTTCAGCAGACTAATCCGGGGCTGGAAACTTACTGCTCGGATTATGGTAGAGCATTCACAGTGCTTGAGAATCCGCCGAAAACGAGCCCGGGGGATTCGTTCGTGGTCGGATGTGTCTTTCCTTTGACCCTGATGTTTTTCTCGGAGGGTGGATTAATAAAAGACGGTGGCTGGTATGAAATGTGCAATATCGAAAAGGACCGCTTCCTCCTTCGTATCCACGTTTTGCTTCCTCAAGACTGTAGCAAAGATGAAGATATCGTTCGCAGGTTAAAAGAACGCCTGAGAACTGTTCATCTCGAAGATATTCCATTTTGCGAAGGAGTCCAAAAGGGCATCGGAAGCCGGTCTTACAGTTCCGGACCCTTGAGCCATTTGGAAGAATGCAATTTCAGATTTCATCAGTTTTTAGGCCGGTGCTTTTCAGCTATTGACCGTGATCAGAACTGA
- a CDS encoding N-acetyltransferase family protein translates to MTQLPSTINDRCVIRHAHLSDLSSILDIYNHYILEREPVATFDITPYSLEERRASWFELFEEEGRYQCLVAEKDSCIIGYVCSTPFRPKAAYGLSVATSIHLDPQYCHQGYGRPLYEVLLSGLSETDIHRAYAIIVLPNPASVAIHQSLGFRPCGLFREVGFKFDQYWDVAWFEKPF, encoded by the coding sequence ATGACACAACTCCCTTCCACCATAAATGACAGATGTGTCATTCGTCATGCACACCTCTCTGACTTAAGCAGTATCTTGGATATCTACAATCACTATATCCTCGAACGAGAACCGGTTGCCACTTTTGATATCACCCCCTACTCTCTGGAAGAGCGGCGGGCATCATGGTTTGAGTTGTTTGAAGAGGAAGGACGCTATCAATGCCTCGTGGCAGAAAAAGATAGTTGCATTATAGGCTACGTGTGCAGCACACCATTTCGTCCTAAAGCGGCTTACGGCCTGTCAGTGGCAACCAGCATCCATCTTGACCCTCAATACTGTCATCAGGGGTATGGGCGGCCCCTTTATGAGGTTCTTTTGTCAGGATTATCTGAAACGGATATCCATCGTGCATACGCAATTATTGTCTTACCGAATCCGGCCTCCGTGGCTATTCATCAGAGCCTCGGGTTTCGGCCTTGTGGTCTGTTTCGGGAGGTAGGCTTTAAGTTTGATCAATATTGGGATGTGGCATGGTTTGAAAAACCTTTCTGA
- the polA gene encoding DNA polymerase I, translated as MPAKSPASDINKKDHLCLVDGSGYIFRAYHALPPLTRKSDGLPVGAVSGFCNMMHRLIGEMKIPTETPITHIAIIFDASGKSFRNDLYPEYKAHRPPAPEDLVPQFSLVRDATRAFSLPAVELEGFEADDLIATYATHAEQAGAQVTIISSDKDLMQLVTKRVTMLDTMKDKHIGIEQVEEKFGVLPERVVDVQALAGDSSDNVPGVPGIGIKTAAQLIQDFGDLDTLLAQADSIRQHKRRENLIAFADQARLSRDLVRLERAAPVPLPINEMKRRPPDPETLIGFLKDMEFQTLTKRIASGLEVDADAIAPAGRHAPQEAAASDSSAPATPSASSKNAVTAPVNTGAYETVTDLKALQVWADNIIHAGQVAVDVETDTLDALRARLVGISLCTTPGHACYIPLLHGVTGELSLDGDTPQQIKTEDALHILKPVLENPAILKIGQNIKYDMLVFRQHDVHVAPIDDTMLMSYALDAGRNSHGMDELSSRHLDHKPIPFKDVVGSGKTQTTFDTVPLDKATAYAAEDADVTLRLALTLKPRLVSESMMTVYETLERPLVPVLTEMEAAGVRVDAARLALLSGEFTTKMEAMEKTIHKLAGERFNIGSPKQLGEILFDKMNLPGGTKTRTGAWATGADVLDDLAARGHELPEHVLEWRQLSKLKSTYTDALPEFVNPDTGRVHTSYAMASTSTGRLSSSDPNLQNIPIRTEDGRRIRTAFIAEDGCRLISADYSQIELRILSEMAGVDTLKQAFHEGLDIHAMTASEIFGVPLKEMDSATRRRAKAINFGIIYGISAFGLARQLKIARGEAGDYITAYFKRFPGIRDYMENTKETCRKTEFVSTLFGRKIHIPAINEKNNAARRGFMERAAINAPIQGTAADIIRRAMVRMPRALEEAGLSARMLLQVHDELIFEAPDDEVEAAQNVAVEVMSRAPHPAVELSVPLVVDARAASNWDEAH; from the coding sequence ATGCCCGCAAAATCTCCAGCCAGCGACATCAACAAGAAAGATCACCTCTGCCTTGTTGATGGCTCCGGATATATCTTTCGGGCTTATCACGCTCTCCCGCCCCTTACCCGAAAAAGCGATGGTTTGCCCGTCGGAGCCGTTAGCGGATTTTGCAACATGATGCATCGCCTCATCGGCGAAATGAAAATCCCGACCGAAACCCCCATAACCCACATCGCCATCATCTTTGATGCCTCGGGAAAATCGTTTCGTAACGACCTATACCCCGAATACAAAGCCCACCGTCCACCTGCACCGGAAGACCTTGTTCCGCAATTCTCTCTTGTGCGCGACGCCACGCGGGCCTTCTCTCTGCCCGCCGTGGAACTGGAAGGCTTCGAGGCCGACGATCTCATCGCAACCTATGCCACCCACGCCGAACAGGCCGGTGCGCAGGTGACGATCATCTCGTCCGATAAGGATCTCATGCAACTGGTCACAAAGCGCGTCACCATGCTTGATACAATGAAAGACAAACACATCGGCATAGAGCAGGTAGAGGAAAAATTCGGCGTGCTGCCGGAAAGAGTTGTCGACGTTCAGGCCCTCGCCGGTGATAGCAGCGACAATGTGCCGGGCGTTCCCGGCATTGGTATTAAGACCGCAGCCCAGCTTATTCAGGATTTTGGCGATCTCGATACCCTTCTTGCGCAGGCGGACAGCATCCGGCAACACAAGCGCCGCGAAAACCTTATCGCCTTCGCTGATCAGGCACGCCTCTCCCGTGATCTTGTCCGCCTTGAGCGGGCCGCTCCCGTGCCCCTCCCCATCAATGAGATGAAACGCCGGCCTCCCGACCCCGAAACCCTCATCGGCTTTCTCAAAGACATGGAGTTTCAGACCCTGACGAAGCGTATTGCTTCAGGTCTGGAGGTGGATGCCGACGCCATCGCTCCCGCCGGCCGGCATGCACCGCAAGAGGCTGCCGCATCTGATTCCTCTGCACCGGCCACGCCCTCTGCATCTTCTAAGAATGCCGTCACCGCTCCTGTAAATACCGGTGCTTACGAGACCGTCACAGACCTCAAAGCCCTTCAGGTCTGGGCGGACAACATCATCCATGCCGGACAGGTCGCCGTGGACGTAGAAACCGACACCCTTGACGCCCTCCGCGCTCGCCTTGTAGGCATATCCCTCTGCACCACACCGGGACACGCCTGCTACATCCCGCTTCTCCACGGCGTAACCGGCGAATTAAGCCTTGACGGAGACACACCGCAACAAATCAAAACGGAAGACGCTCTCCACATCCTCAAACCTGTTCTGGAAAATCCGGCGATCCTTAAAATCGGCCAGAACATAAAATACGACATGCTCGTCTTCCGTCAGCACGACGTTCACGTAGCGCCCATAGATGACACCATGCTCATGTCTTATGCGCTCGATGCCGGACGGAATTCTCACGGCATGGACGAACTCTCGAGCCGCCATCTGGACCACAAGCCCATACCCTTCAAAGACGTCGTGGGAAGCGGCAAAACACAAACAACCTTTGACACAGTGCCATTGGACAAGGCAACCGCTTACGCCGCAGAGGATGCCGACGTGACCTTGCGTCTGGCCCTCACCCTCAAGCCCCGCCTTGTATCTGAAAGCATGATGACCGTCTACGAAACCCTTGAACGGCCTCTTGTACCGGTGTTGACGGAAATGGAGGCGGCCGGCGTCAGGGTTGATGCCGCACGGCTGGCGCTTCTCTCCGGTGAGTTTACGACCAAGATGGAGGCCATGGAAAAAACCATCCACAAACTGGCAGGGGAAAGATTCAACATCGGCTCCCCTAAACAATTGGGAGAAATCCTGTTTGACAAAATGAATCTCCCCGGCGGCACCAAAACACGCACCGGCGCATGGGCAACCGGTGCCGATGTTCTTGACGACCTTGCCGCCCGGGGCCACGAATTACCGGAACACGTTCTTGAATGGCGGCAATTATCAAAACTCAAAAGCACCTATACCGATGCCTTGCCGGAGTTTGTGAATCCCGACACGGGGCGGGTGCATACATCCTATGCCATGGCCTCGACATCGACGGGGCGGTTGTCATCCAGCGACCCCAATCTGCAAAACATACCCATACGCACAGAGGATGGCCGCCGCATCCGCACCGCCTTCATAGCCGAAGACGGATGCCGGCTCATCAGCGCCGATTACTCCCAGATAGAATTGCGCATCCTCTCGGAGATGGCCGGTGTAGACACCCTCAAACAGGCGTTTCACGAAGGGCTGGATATTCACGCCATGACGGCCTCCGAGATTTTCGGTGTCCCCCTTAAGGAGATGGATTCCGCCACCCGCCGCCGGGCCAAGGCGATCAACTTCGGCATTATCTACGGCATTTCAGCATTCGGGCTGGCGCGTCAGTTGAAGATCGCGCGAGGCGAGGCGGGCGACTACATCACCGCATACTTCAAGCGCTTTCCCGGGATTCGCGATTATATGGAAAACACCAAAGAGACATGCCGCAAGACGGAGTTTGTCAGCACTCTTTTTGGGCGCAAAATCCATATCCCCGCCATTAACGAAAAAAACAACGCCGCCCGTCGCGGATTTATGGAACGCGCCGCCATCAATGCTCCCATTCAGGGTACGGCGGCAGATATTATCCGCCGCGCCATGGTGCGGATGCCCCGTGCCCTTGAGGAGGCGGGACTGTCGGCCCGTATGCTATTGCAGGTCCATGATGAGCTGATTTTTGAAGCCCCTGACGATGAAGTGGAAGCGGCCCAAAACGTTGCAGTTGAGGTCATGTCCCGCGCTCCTCATCCGGCGGTGGAACTTTCTGTCCCCCTTGTTGTGGACGCCCGCGCCGCCTCCAATTGGGACGAGGCCCACTAA
- a CDS encoding ankyrin repeat domain-containing protein, translating to MRTKTSIFFGCLLLLAVSHSPLQAQDNVLLDLSFWQTATVADVESALGRGADVNGSNKRGLTPLHGAVAASRTPAVVELLLDRGADTEARDKVNGLTPLHAAGRFSKTPAVVEVLLKHGADINARAKGDITPLHVAALSSETPAVVELLLDYGADGAAEDKKGRTPFEFSQANEALKNTEAFRRLKAAQ from the coding sequence ATGAGAACGAAAACGAGTATCTTTTTTGGGTGTCTGTTGTTGTTAGCCGTCTCGCACTCGCCCCTTCAGGCGCAGGACAATGTGTTGCTGGACCTGTCATTTTGGCAGACGGCTACGGTAGCCGATGTAGAGTCGGCTCTCGGCCGGGGCGCTGATGTCAACGGCAGCAACAAGAGAGGGTTAACACCCTTGCACGGGGCTGTAGCGGCCAGCCGGACACCGGCAGTGGTGGAATTGTTACTGGACCGTGGGGCCGATACGGAGGCTCGTGATAAGGTTAATGGGCTAACACCCCTGCATGCTGCGGGGCGCTTTAGCAAAACACCGGCGGTAGTGGAAGTGCTACTGAAGCATGGGGCAGATATAAATGCCCGTGCTAAGGGTGACATCACGCCCCTGCATGTGGCAGCGCTCAGTAGCGAAACTCCGGCGGTGGTGGAACTTTTGCTGGATTATGGCGCTGATGGAGCGGCCGAGGATAAAAAGGGGAGAACCCCTTTTGAATTTTCTCAGGCCAATGAGGCTCTCAAAAATACGGAAGCGTTTCGGCGTCTGAAAGCGGCTCAATAA